One Cygnus atratus isolate AKBS03 ecotype Queensland, Australia chromosome 6, CAtr_DNAZoo_HiC_assembly, whole genome shotgun sequence DNA segment encodes these proteins:
- the LOC118259196 gene encoding UDP-glucuronosyltransferase 1A8-like, whose translation MTFRLCYLLAAWICILFIPGLSEGGKLLVVPMDGSHWLSMKQLVLKLKERGHEVVVLIPEVSWQMGKGQSYTVKTYPVDYTLEDLDNSFEEFLSVHLSGQPFPLNALALYNISKHTFRIFFVQCKNLFSSTEIMQYLNQSGFDALLTDPIALCGATVANYLSIPYVFFMRGFPCNLHYEASKCPSPLSYVPRLFTFNSDNMTFFQRVENALIALLELVYCNAFYTDGLKFSSEILQREVSLVDMLNGASIWLLRYDFVFEYVRPVMPNMVFIGGVNCAQSKPLSKIYRTKVSEIVNDMGKMCEE comes from the exons ATGACTTTTCGGCTCTGCTATCTGCTTGCTGCCTGGATTTGTATCCTTTTCATTCCTGGCCTCTCCGAAGGAGGGAAACTGCTGGTGGTGCCCATGGATGGAAGCCACTGGCTGAGCATGAAGCAGCTAGTTCTCAAGCTCAAGGAGAGAGGACATGAAGTGGTGGTGCTTATACCAGAAGTAAGCTGGCAGATGGGAAAGGGACAGTCATACACTGTGAAAACATACCCAGTGGATTACACATTAGAAGACCTGGATAATTCCTTTGAAGAGTTTTTAAGTGTTCACCTGAGTGGCCAGCCTTTCCCACTGAATGCTCTGGCACTCTACAACATCTCAAAACACACTTTCCGAATATTCTTTGTTCAGTGCAAGAACcttttcagcagcacagaaataatgcaGTACTTGAATCAAAGTGGCTTTGATGCTCTCCTAACAGACCCTATTGCTTTGTGTGGAGCAACAGTTGCTAATTACCTTTCTATTCCATATGTGTTCTTCATGAGAGGATTTCCTTGCAATCTACACTATGAAGCATCAAAGTGCCCAAGCCCTCTGTCGTATGTCCCAAGACTGTTTACATTCAACTCAGACAACATGACATTTTTCCAGAGAGTGGAAAATGCATTGATTGCACTCCTGGAGCTTGTGTACTGTAATGCTTTCTATACAGATGGATTAaagttttcctctgaaattcttCAAAGAGAGGTATCCCTGGTAGACATGCTGAATGGTGCTTCTATTTGGCTACTGAGATACGACTTTGTGTTTGAGTATGTCAGACCGGTGATGCCCAATATGGTCTTCATAGGAGGTGTAAACTGTGCTCAGAGTAAACCACTGTCTAAG ATCTATAGAACAAAGGTCTCAGAAATTGTGAATGACATGGGCAAGATGTGTGAAGAATGA